From Camelina sativa cultivar DH55 chromosome 20, Cs, whole genome shotgun sequence, the proteins below share one genomic window:
- the LOC104771559 gene encoding acid phosphatase 1-like, with translation MARSLLLSMTLTVLFIGVVSARDWNILNQLKGTTTTTKTSETAVVSLKGPNLNGYCESWRVNVELNNIRNFLVVPQECVWFVQKYMTSSQYEEDVERAIDEAVLYLGKTCCEKKTCDGMDAWIFDIDDTLLSTIPYHKSNGCFGGEQLNQTKFEEWQKMGKAPALPNMVKLFHEIRERGFKIFLVSSRKEYLRSATVENLIEAGYHGWSNLLLRGEADEKKSVTQYKADLRSWLTSLGYRVWGVMGAQWNSFAGCPVPKRTFKLPNSIYYVA, from the exons atggctAGATCCTTGCTTCTCTCGATGACCCTCACTGTCCTCTTCATA GGAGTTGTCTCAGCTCGTGACTGGAACATCCTGAACCAGCTCAAAGGaaccacaaccaccacaaaGACTAGCGAAACCGCCGTCGTGTCTTTGAAAGGACCAAACCTAAACGGATACTGCGAGAGCTGGAGGGTCAACGTGGAGCTTAACAACATTAGGAACTTTTTGGTGGTGCCACAGGAATGTGTGTGGTTCGTCCAAAAGTACATGACCTCATCTCAATACGAGGAGGATGTGGAGAGAGCCATTGATGAAGCTGTCCTTTACCTAGGAAAAACTTGTTGCGAGAAGAAGACATGCGATGGCATGGATGCTTGGATCTTTGACATTGATGACACTCTTCTTTCCACCATCCCTTACCACAAGAGCAACGGCTGCTTCGG TGGTGAGCAACTGAACCAGACCAAGTTCGAGGAATGGCAAAAGATGGGCAAAGCACCAGCCCTTCCAAACATGGTTAAGCTGTTTCATGAGATCAGAGAGAGAGGTTTCAAGATCTTTTTGGTATCTTCTCGTAAAGAGTATCTCAGATCCGCCACCGTCGAAAACCTTATCGAAGCCGGTTACCACGGCTGGTCTAACCTCCTTCTCAg GGGAGAGGCAGACGAGAAGAAGAGTGTGACCCAATACAAAGCAGATTTGAGGTCATGGCTTACAAGTCTTGGGTACAGAGTTTGGGGAGTAATGGGTGCACAATGGAACAGCTTCGCAGGTTGTCCAGTTCCCAAGAGAACCTTCAAGCTCCCTAACTCCATCTACTATGTCGCATAA
- the LOC104771560 gene encoding cellulose synthase A catalytic subunit 4 [UDP-forming], which produces MEPNTMASFDDEHRHSTFSAKICRVCGDEVKDDDNGQTFVACHVCAYPVCKPCYEYERSNGNKCCPQCNTLYKRHKGSPKIDGDEEGNNGVDGSDDELNIKNRQDSSIHQNFAYGSENGDYNSKQQWRQNGRTFSSTGSVLGKDFEAERDGYTDAEWKERVDKWKARQEKRGLVVKGDQTNDQDKEDDEEDEYLDAEARQPLWRKVPISSSKISPYRIVIVLRLVILVFFFRFRILTPAKDAYPLWLISVICEIWFALSWILDQFPKWFPINRETYLDRLSMRFERDGEKNKLAPVDVFVSTVDPLKEPPIITANTILSILAVDYPVNKVSCYVSDDGASMLLFDTLSETSEFARRWVPFCKKYNVEPRAPEFYFSEKIDYLKDKVQTTFVKDRRAMKREYEEFKVRINALVAKAQKKPEEGWVMQDGTPWPGNNTRDHPGMIQVYLGKEGAFDIDGNELPRLVYVSREKRPGYDHHKKAGAMNAMVRVSAVLTNAPFMLNLDCDHYINNSKAIRESMCFLMDPQLGKKLCYVQFPQRFDGIDHNDRYANRNIVFFDINMRGLDGIQGPVYVGTGCVFNRPALYGYEPPVSEKRKKMTCDCWPSWLCCCCGGGKRHHHKSKSSDPSKKKSGIKSLLSKLRKKSKKKSDDTTMSSYTRKRSTEAIFDLEDIEEGLEGYDELEKSSLMSQKNFEKRFGMSPVFIASTLMEKGGLPEATNTSSLIKEAIHVISCGYEEKTEWGKEIGWIYGSVTEDILTGFRMHCRGWKSVYCMPKRPAFKGSAPINLSDRLHQVLRWALGSVEIFFSRHCPLWYAWGGKLKILERLAYINTIVYPFTSIPLLAYCTIPAVCLLTGKFIIPTINNFASIWFLALFLSIIATAILELRWSGVSINDLWRNEQFWVIGGVSAHLFAVFQGLLKVLFGVDTNFTVTSKGASDEADEFGDLYLFKWTTLLIPPTTLIILNMVGVVAGVSDAINNGYGSWGPLFGKLFFAFWVIVHLYPFLKGLMGRQNRTPTIVVLWSILLASIFSLVWVRIDPFLPKQTGPLLKQCGVDC; this is translated from the exons ATGGAACCAAACACCATGGCCAGCTTTGACGACGag CATCGTCATTCCACCTTCTCAGCTAAGATCTGCAGAGTCTGTGGCGATGAGGTCAAAGACGACGACAATGGCCAGACTTTTGTGGCATGCCACGTGTGTGCTTACCCGGTTTGCAAACCTTGCTATGAATATGAGCGTAGCAACGGTAACAAATGTTGCCCTCAATGCAACACTCTTTACAAACGCCACAAAG GCTCTCCGAAAAtagatggagatgaagaaggaaacaaTGGTGTTGATGGTTCAGATGATGAGTTGAATATCAAGAACCGCCAGGATTCCTCCATTCACCAGAATTTTGCTTATGGATCG GAAAATGGAGACTACAATAGTAAGCAGCAATGGCGTCAAAATGGTCGAACCTTTTCTTCAACTGGAAGTg TGTTGGGGAAAGACTTTGAAGCAGAGAGAGATGGCTACACAGATGCGGAGTGGAAAGAACGAGTAGATAAATGGAAAGCGAGGCAAGAGAAGAGAGGTTTGGTGGTAAAGGGAGATCAAACAAATGAtcaagacaaagaagatgatgaagaagacgaataCTT AGATGCTGAAGCAAGACAACCTCTCTGGAGAAAAGTCCCAATCTCGTCTAGCAAAATCAGTCCATACCGAATCGTGATCGTTCTTCGTCTTGTTATCTTAGTTTTCTTCTTCCGTTTCCGTATCTTGACACCAGCCAAAGACGCATACCCTCTCTGGCTTATCTCAGTCATCTGCGAGATCTGGTTTGCACTCTCTTGGATCCTCGATCAGTTCCCGAAATGGTTTCCGATTAACCGAGAGACATACCTTGACCGACTCTCAATGAGATTCGAACGGGATGGTGAAAAGAACAAGCTTGCACCAGTTGATGTGTTTGTCAGTACGGTGGATCCGCTTAAGGAACCTCCGATCATCACAGCCAACACTATTCTCTCGATCTTAGCCGTTGATTACCCAGTGAATAAGGTGAGCTGCTATGTGTCTGATGACGGTGCATCAATGCTCCTGTTCGATACATTGTCTGAAACTTCAGAGTTTGCAAGGAGATGGGTTCCGTTTTGCAAGAAGTACAATGTCGAGCCAAGAGCTCCAGAGTTTTACTTCTCAGAGAAGATTGATTACTTGAAGGATAAAGTCCAAACTACATTCGTCAAAGATCGCAGAGCAATGAAG AGAGAATATGAAGAATTCAAAGTGAGGATCAATGCTCTAGTGGCAAAAGCTCAGAAGAAGCCTGAAGAAGGTTGGGTGATGCAAGATGGTACACCATGGCCAGGGAACAACACTCGTGATCATCCTGGGATGATTCAG GTGTATCTAGGAAAAGAAGGAGCATTCGACATTGACGGTAACGAATTGCCACGTCTTGTGTATGTATCAAGAGAGAAGCGGCCTGGTTATGATCACCACAAGAAAGCTGGAGCCATGAATGCAATG GTCCGAGTCTCAGCAGTGCTCACAAATGCCCCATTCATGCTCAATCTAGATTGTGATCACTACATCAACAACAGTAAAGCCATAAGAGAATCAATGTGCTTCCTAATGGATCCACAGCTtggtaaaaagctttgttatgTTCAATTCCCTCAAAGATTCGATGGAATCGATCACAACGATCGATACGCCAACAGAAACATCGTCTTCTTCGAT ATAAACATGAGAGGCTTAGATGGGATCCAAGGACCAGTCTATGTAGGAACAGGATGTGTATTCAACAGACCAGCGTTATACGGATACGAACCTCCGGTATCGGAAAAGCGCAAGAAAATGACCTGCGACTGTTGGCCGTCGTGGCTTTGCTGTTGCTGCGGCGGAGGTAAGCGTCACCATCACAAATCGAAATCATCAGATCCGTCAAAGAAGAAATCAGGAATCAAGAGCTTGTTATCTAAACTaaggaagaagagcaagaagaagagtgatgacACTACGATGAGCAGCTATACAAGGAAGCGATCCACGGAGGCGATATTTGATTTGGAAGATATTGAAGAAGGGCTTGAAGGATACGATGAGCTTGAGAAATCGTCGTTGATGTCGCAGAAGAACTTTGAGAAGAGGTTTGGGATGTCACCTGTGTTTATTGCTTCGACGTTGATGGAGAAGGGAGGTTTGCCGGAGGCGACGAACACGAGCTCGTTGATCAAAGAAGCCATTCATGTTATTAGCTGTGGCTACGAAGAGAAGACTGAATGGGGCAAAGAG ATTGGATGGATTTATGGATCAGTGACAGAAGATATCCTAACAGGATTCAGAATGCATTGTAGAGGTTGGAAATCAGTTTACTGTATGCCTAAAAGACCAGCATTCAAAGGATCAGCTCCTATCAATCTGTCGGATCGGTTGCACCAAGTGCTTAGATGGGCACTCGGTTCTGTCGAAATCTTCTTTAGCCGTCATTGTCCTTTGTGGTATGCTTGGGGAGGCAAGCTTAAGATTCTTGAACGTCTTGCTTACATCAACACCATTGTTTATCCTTTCACTTCTATTCCTCTCCTTGCCTATTGTACTATTCCAGCCGTTTGTCTTCTCACCGGCAAATTCATCATTCCAACG ATCAACAATTTCGCAAGCATATGGTTTTTGGCACTGTTCTTATCAATCATTGCGACGGCGATCTTAGAACTCCGGTGGAGCGGCGTGAGCATCAACGACCTCTGGCGTAACGAACAATTCTGGGTGATTGGTGGTGTCTCAGCTCATCTCTTCGCCGTCTTTCAAGGTCTTCTCAAAGTCCTCTTTGGTGTTGACACTAACTTCACCGTCACGTCAAAAGGAGCTAGTGACGAAGCTGATGAGTTTGGAGATCTTTACCTCTTCAAATGGACCACTCTTCTCATCCCTCCGACCACACTCATTATCCTCAACATGGTCGGTGTTGTAGCCGGAGTCTCTGACGCTATTAACAATGGATATGGTTCTTGGGGACCGCTGTTTGGGAAACTGTTTTTCGCGTTTTGGGTCATTGTTCATCTTTACCCTTTCCTCAAAGGTTTGATGGGTCGGCAAAACAGAACCCCGACGATCGTTGTGCTTTGGTCTATCCTTCTCGCGTCTATCTTCTCGTTGGTTTGGGTAAGGATTGATCCGTTCTTGCCGAAACAGACTGGTCCGTTACTGAAACAGTGTGGCGTCGACTGTTGA
- the LOC104771562 gene encoding eisosome protein SEG2-like — protein MGCLLGCFGRRKSHRRRQRRRESFQPRLNRISEGSAEDVDVNLRVPIVDEVPKIVKDDHLNFKVASVVEESPKDDHVSVVEVSKVSVIPITDDIFDKVEEKKHSPSPSPSPTRKKVTFDTNVKTYEHIVVDESVEFSEEKKEEVKTSRQARCSSEGSDVTSNSSGSYPSNHRYQNCRESDDEEEDVTDCDESDLDDDDDDEDGGLLDEDYYDDDDSYDDKLHNWDKQVYTEEIADNVMDIEKIGEKTNASARDRSGYVNAVLNPIENLNQWKAVKSKGRTTHTHSRKENAVNASFSLEPQQVDELSSSFSLNRRSRDETKKQRTQEVAVDASLSTWLSTSPTTNSGCSSVETAMSEKKKYSKPVQSHDERPILGALTAAEIKQFSATNSPRKSPSRSPESPIIGTVGGYWNNHSMVTSKNSRSS, from the exons ATGGGTTGCTTACTAGGTTGCTTCGGTCGTCGGAAGAGTCATCGTCGCCGTCAGAGACGTCGTGAATCTTTCCAACCACGTTTAAAT AGAATCTCTGAAGGGTCTGCAGAAGATGTTGATGTGAATCTTAGGGTTCCTATTGTTGATGAAGTTCCAAAGATTGTAAAGGATGACCATTTAAATTTTAAGGTTGCTAGTGTTGTGGAAGAGTCTCCAAAGGATGATCATGTGAGTGTTGTGGAAGTCTCTAAAGTCTCTGTGATTCCAATCACTGATGATATCTT TGACAAGGTTGAGGAGAAGAAACACAGTCCGAGTCCGAGTCCGAGTCCGACTAGGAAGAAAGTGACTTTTGACACGAATGTCAAAACATATGAACACATTGTAGTAGATGAATCTGTTGAGTTCtctgaagagaagaaagaagaggtgAAGACGTCGAGGCAGGCTCGATGTTCATCTGAGGGGAGTGATGTAACCTCGAACTCGTCAGGGTCTTATCCTTCAAACCACAGATACCAGAATTGTAGagaaagtgatgatgaagaggaggatgtaaCGGATTGTGACGAAAGTGAtctagatgatgatgatgatgatgaagatggtggGTTACTTGATGAAGactattatgatgatgatgatagttatGATGATAAGCTGCACAACTGGGATAAACAAGTTTACACTGAGGAGATTGCAGATAACGTTATGGACATAGAGAAGATAGGAGAAAAGACTAATGCAAGTGCTAGAGACAGAAGCGGATATGTCAACGCAGTACTGAACCCGATCGAGAATCTCAACCAATGGAAAGCTGTGAAATCCAAAGGAAGAACAACACATACACATTCTCGAAAAGAGAACGCCGTTAATGCTTCCTTCAGCTTGGAGCCTCAACAGGTTGATGAATTGTCATCATCATTCAGCTTGAACAGGAGATCAAGAGATGAAACTAAGAAACAGAGAACTCAAGAAGTAGCTGTTGATGCTAGTCTCTCAACTTGGCTATCCACATCTCCGACCACGAACAGCGGATGCAGCAGTGTTGAAACCGCAAtgtcagagaagaagaaatactCGAAACCGGTTCAAAGCCACGACGAAAGACCTATATTGGGAGCATTGACTGCAGCGGAGATTAAGCAGTTCTCAGCCACGAACTCGCCGAGGAAATCGCCAAGTAGAAGCCCTGAATCACCGATCATCGGAACAGTTGGTGGTTACTGGAACAATCACTCAATGGTCACCAGCAAGAACAGTCGAAGCTCTTAA